In a single window of the Nodularia spumigena CCY9414 genome:
- a CDS encoding GUN4 domain-containing protein has product MRQCLNPDCLYPNPDNFQFCQKCGSKLLLRERYAPQSILGQGGFGRTFLAIDEDKPSKPFCVIKQFLPQAQGTDSIDKASQLFSQEAERLEELGKHPQIPELMAYFTADNRQYLVQEFVKGETLQAELDKNGVFSEQQIRELLIELLDILQFVHSQQVIHRDIKPENIIRRSADNKLFLVDFGAAKVVEQKQRTATGTIIGSAEYCAPEQLHGKPKYISDLYSLGVTCLHLLTHISPFDLYDVMEGEWVWRDYLNGNVVGDELGKILERLANPIPKQRYQSVAEVVNVLKTITSPPNPVRKKTITSPPNPVRKKTITSPPNPVRKKTITPPPNPLPASEEGGLISSVGMDYGKLGDLLAAWKWREADEETRRVMLAVMKREEEGWLDVESIEKFPCEDLRTIDQLWVKYSNGRFGFSVQKRIYQSLGGTRDFNGEIWSAFGDTVGWRKRGKWFYYKDIIFDLTSPEGHLPFWVVAVAGEVRSVLLSRRDL; this is encoded by the coding sequence ATGCGTCAATGCCTGAATCCTGACTGTCTCTACCCTAACCCTGATAATTTCCAATTTTGCCAGAAGTGCGGGAGCAAGTTACTTCTGCGAGAAAGGTATGCGCCTCAGTCAATTTTAGGACAAGGGGGTTTTGGTCGGACTTTTTTAGCCATTGATGAAGATAAGCCATCAAAACCCTTTTGTGTGATTAAGCAGTTTTTACCCCAAGCACAAGGAACAGACAGTATTGATAAGGCTTCGCAGTTGTTTAGCCAAGAAGCAGAACGTTTGGAAGAGTTGGGTAAGCATCCCCAAATTCCAGAATTAATGGCTTATTTCACCGCAGATAATCGCCAATATTTAGTTCAAGAATTTGTGAAAGGGGAAACTCTACAAGCTGAGTTAGACAAAAATGGTGTTTTCTCAGAACAGCAGATTCGAGAATTATTAATAGAACTATTGGATATTTTGCAGTTTGTTCACAGTCAACAAGTAATTCACCGAGATATTAAGCCAGAAAATATCATTCGTCGCAGTGCTGACAATAAATTATTTTTAGTGGATTTTGGCGCAGCTAAGGTAGTAGAGCAAAAACAGCGCACAGCTACAGGAACAATTATCGGCTCGGCGGAATATTGCGCTCCTGAGCAGTTGCATGGAAAACCTAAATATATTAGTGATTTATATAGTTTAGGGGTAACTTGTCTGCATTTATTAACTCACATCAGTCCCTTTGATTTATATGATGTGATGGAGGGGGAATGGGTATGGCGAGATTATTTGAATGGTAATGTTGTTGGTGATGAATTAGGGAAGATTTTGGAAAGGTTAGCAAATCCTATCCCTAAGCAGCGTTATCAATCTGTTGCAGAAGTTGTGAATGTTTTAAAGACAATAACCTCACCCCCTAACCCTGTAAGAAAAAAGACAATAACCTCACCCCCTAACCCTGTAAGAAAAAAGACAATAACCTCACCCCCTAACCCTGTAAGGAAAAAGACAATAACCCCACCCCCTAACCCCCTCCCCGCAAGCGAGGAGGGGGGACTAATATCATCTGTGGGGATGGATTATGGGAAGCTGGGTGATTTACTCGCTGCTTGGAAATGGAGAGAAGCGGATGAGGAAACAAGGCGCGTAATGTTAGCGGTGATGAAGCGGGAAGAAGAAGGTTGGTTAGATGTTGAAAGTATTGAGAAGTTTCCTTGTGAAGACCTCCGCACTATTGACCAGTTGTGGGTAAAATACAGCAATGGGCGCTTTGGTTTTTCTGTGCAGAAACGTATTTATCAAAGTTTGGGGGGAACGAGAGATTTTAATGGTGAAATTTGGAGCGCCTTTGGGGACACGGTAGGATGGAGAAAAAGAGGAAAGTGGTTCTACTACAAGGATATTATTTTTGATTTGACTTCACCTGAAGGCCACCTCCCTTTTTGGGTGGTAGCGGTTGCGGGAGAGGTGCGTAGTGTTCTTCTCTCGCGTCGAGACTTGTAA
- a CDS encoding phage holin family protein — protein sequence MWATFLTAIATALSLLIVDLVVPGVNIANFPAAMIAALVIGLINGSVKPVLSTLSLPLNFLTLGAFSLVVNGFCFWLAAVLVPGFAVRGLIAFILGPVILSLASTFINKYFAERNPALKSSGDVNTPGELPSR from the coding sequence ATGTGGGCAACATTTTTAACTGCCATAGCTACAGCGTTGAGCTTGTTAATTGTCGATTTAGTTGTACCTGGTGTCAACATTGCTAATTTTCCAGCAGCTATGATTGCGGCTTTAGTAATTGGTTTGATTAACGGTTCAGTTAAACCAGTCCTTTCTACTCTATCTTTACCACTTAACTTCCTGACATTAGGGGCATTTTCGCTAGTAGTTAACGGTTTTTGTTTCTGGTTAGCAGCAGTGCTGGTTCCTGGGTTCGCAGTTCGTGGACTTATCGCATTTATCCTCGGTCCAGTGATTCTATCTCTTGCTAGCACCTTCATTAACAAATATTTTGCCGAAAGAAATCCTGCTTTAAAAAGCAGTGGCGATGTCAATACTCCAGGGGAATTACCCTCTAGATAA
- a CDS encoding Tex family protein produces the protein MLNIPQLLATELNLKPHQIENALELLAEGATVPFIARYRKERTGEMNEVQLRDLFERYAYLTELAARKSVILNAIAEQGKLTDELKAKITACLQKTELEDLYLPYRPKRRTRATIAREKGLEPLAEFIKSLNVPNAATASLEEAAGKYVSETQGVKTAQEALKGAGDILAEEVAEKAELRAYLRDYFLAEGVFVSDIKKDHPEGTTKFEMYRNYQIRVRNIAPHNLLALCRGEAEGVLNYEIAFDEDLVLDYLESKEIKAKVRIIRDFYQAMLKDAFNRLMKASIIGEVISQKKTYADMESIKTFEANLRELLLSAPAGMKPTLAIDPGFRTGCKVAVLDQTGQFLEYQAVFPHQAAEQRAKAAQTMINLIEKYQISLIAIGNGTASRETDEFVAEVLQTIDRKPVKVMVNESGASIYSASKVALEEFPHLDITVRGAISIGRRLQDPLAELVKIDPKSIGVGQYQHDVDQKLLKKKLDETVESCVNYVGVDLNTASKELLTFVSGITATVANNIVAYRNEHGVFQNRRQLLKVAKLGPKAFEQAAGFLRIRDGDNPLDNTAVHPESYALVQAIAADLDVSLNQVTEIAEKLKKTNLKKYVTDSIGEPTLRDIISELDKPGRDPRAEFKYATFREGIKEISDLEVGMELEGIVTNVANFGAFVDIGVHQDGLVHISQLADRFVDDPQKIVKVGQVVKIRVLEINEKLKRISLSIKAVKQ, from the coding sequence ATGCTCAACATTCCTCAACTACTGGCGACTGAATTAAACCTCAAACCTCATCAAATCGAAAACGCGTTAGAACTTTTAGCAGAAGGTGCGACAGTTCCCTTTATTGCACGTTACCGCAAAGAGCGCACCGGGGAAATGAATGAAGTCCAATTGCGGGACTTGTTTGAGCGATATGCTTATTTAACCGAATTAGCAGCTAGAAAATCGGTAATTTTAAATGCGATCGCTGAACAAGGTAAACTCACAGATGAACTCAAAGCCAAAATTACCGCCTGTTTACAAAAAACCGAACTGGAAGATTTATATCTCCCCTATCGACCAAAACGCCGCACCCGCGCCACTATAGCTAGAGAAAAAGGTTTGGAACCTTTAGCGGAGTTCATCAAGTCGCTCAATGTCCCAAATGCTGCAACAGCCTCACTAGAAGAAGCCGCAGGAAAATATGTTTCTGAGACTCAGGGAGTTAAAACAGCACAAGAAGCGCTCAAAGGTGCTGGGGATATTTTAGCAGAAGAAGTAGCAGAAAAAGCCGAATTGCGTGCATATCTGCGTGATTACTTCCTAGCTGAGGGGGTATTTGTCTCTGATATCAAAAAGGATCATCCCGAAGGTACAACCAAGTTTGAGATGTACCGCAACTATCAAATTCGGGTGAGAAATATTGCACCTCATAATCTGCTCGCCTTGTGTCGCGGTGAAGCAGAGGGAGTGTTAAACTATGAAATTGCTTTTGATGAAGATTTGGTACTTGATTATCTGGAATCAAAGGAAATTAAGGCGAAAGTTCGGATAATTCGCGATTTTTATCAGGCGATGCTCAAAGACGCATTCAATCGCCTTATGAAAGCTTCCATTATCGGTGAGGTAATTTCTCAAAAGAAAACCTATGCTGATATGGAGTCGATTAAAACCTTTGAAGCAAATCTGCGAGAATTACTCTTATCTGCACCAGCAGGAATGAAACCGACATTAGCTATAGACCCAGGGTTTAGAACTGGGTGTAAAGTTGCGGTACTCGACCAAACCGGACAATTTTTAGAATACCAAGCGGTTTTTCCCCATCAAGCGGCTGAACAACGCGCCAAAGCTGCACAAACTATGATAAATTTGATTGAAAAATATCAGATTTCCTTAATTGCTATTGGTAACGGTACAGCTTCCCGTGAGACAGATGAGTTTGTCGCCGAGGTATTACAAACTATCGATCGCAAACCGGTTAAAGTCATGGTAAATGAGTCTGGCGCATCGATATATTCTGCGAGTAAAGTGGCTTTAGAAGAGTTTCCCCATTTAGATATTACCGTGCGTGGTGCAATTAGTATCGGTCGCCGTTTGCAAGATCCTCTGGCGGAACTGGTGAAAATTGACCCGAAATCTATCGGTGTGGGACAATATCAGCATGACGTGGATCAAAAGTTGCTGAAAAAGAAACTAGATGAGACTGTAGAAAGTTGCGTGAATTACGTCGGTGTGGACTTAAACACGGCTTCTAAGGAACTTTTGACCTTTGTTTCGGGAATTACGGCTACGGTGGCTAATAACATTGTTGCTTATCGGAATGAGCATGGAGTTTTTCAGAACCGCCGACAATTGTTAAAAGTGGCTAAATTGGGACCAAAGGCGTTTGAACAAGCGGCGGGTTTTCTGCGAATTCGTGACGGTGATAACCCTTTAGATAATACAGCAGTGCATCCCGAAAGTTATGCTCTCGTGCAGGCGATCGCAGCTGATTTAGATGTATCCTTAAATCAAGTCACCGAAATAGCCGAAAAACTTAAAAAAACCAACCTGAAAAAATACGTCACTGATAGCATAGGCGAACCCACACTGCGCGACATTATCAGCGAATTAGACAAACCAGGAAGAGACCCCCGTGCAGAATTTAAATATGCCACATTTAGAGAGGGAATCAAAGAAATTAGCGATTTAGAAGTGGGAATGGAATTAGAAGGAATTGTCACAAACGTAGCTAACTTTGGTGCATTTGTAGATATTGGCGTACATCAAGATGGTTTAGTACATATATCCCAACTAGCTGATAGATTCGTAGATGATCCTCAAAAAATCGTCAAAGTCGGACAAGTTGTAAAAATCCGAGTGTTAGAAATTAACGAAAAATTGAAACGGATTAGTTTATCAATAAAAGCCGTAAAACAATAA
- a CDS encoding DUF4212 domain-containing protein — protein sequence MDEDQRRSYWRANTALIRNLLIVWALVSIVFSILLVQPLNGIRFFGVPFGFWMAQQGSILVFVALIFIYAFQMDKLDRKHNIKK from the coding sequence ATGGATGAAGATCAGCGTCGTTCTTACTGGCGTGCTAATACTGCTTTAATTCGTAATCTTTTAATTGTCTGGGCGCTGGTTTCTATAGTTTTCAGTATTTTGCTGGTTCAACCATTGAACGGGATACGTTTTTTCGGCGTACCCTTTGGCTTTTGGATGGCACAGCAAGGATCAATTCTGGTATTTGTAGCTTTAATTTTCATTTATGCCTTTCAAATGGACAAGTTAGACCGCAAACATAATATCAAGAAGTGA
- a CDS encoding YqaE/Pmp3 family membrane protein, giving the protein MKIVRLLLGLVLPPLGVFLTVGAGPTLLINILLTLLGWLPGSIHAVWVIAKHEEQMNGERRSY; this is encoded by the coding sequence ATGAAAATAGTTCGTTTACTTTTAGGTTTAGTTTTACCTCCTCTAGGTGTCTTTCTCACAGTCGGCGCTGGTCCAACTTTGTTGATTAACATTTTACTGACGCTTCTCGGTTGGCTTCCCGGTAGCATCCACGCAGTTTGGGTTATTGCTAAACACGAAGAACAAATGAATGGAGAGAGACGTAGTTACTAA
- the psb34 gene encoding photosystem II assembly protein Psb34: MSSSHNYANEPKMYYANQPNQEQQRQYSVQGVLATLIVTTVILVALSVS, from the coding sequence CTGAGTAGTTCACATAACTACGCCAACGAACCCAAAATGTATTACGCTAACCAGCCCAACCAAGAGCAGCAACGCCAATATTCTGTACAGGGTGTATTAGCTACATTAATTGTCACCACTGTAATTTTGGTTGCATTGAGCGTTAGCTAA
- a CDS encoding sodium:solute symporter family protein gives MSVEIWTILLVGLSFLGYIYIGWQSRVKDSKDFFIAGQGIPSIANGAATAADWMSAASFISMAGLISFLGYDGSIYLMGWTGGYVLLALLLAPYLRKFGKYTVPDFVGDRYYSNIARLVAVIAAIFVSLTYVAGQMRGVGIVFSRFLQVDINTGVIIGMVIVGFFAVLGGMKGITWTQVAQYVVLIVAYLIPAIAIAWRLTGNPIPQLAFTFSDVADQLNQIQVDLGFQEYTQPFVNKSMLDVLFTTVALMVGTAGLPHIIVRFYTVPSVRAARFSAGWALLFIAILYTTAPALAMFARYNLINSLHNQTVAEVQQLDWATKWEKTGLLGFEDKNQDGRLQLTPNKDTNEITIDRDIIVLSTPEVAKLAPWVVGLVAAGGLAAALSTASGLLLVISSSVAHDIYYRIIDPTASEQKRVFFGRIMVGLSLVLAGYFGVNPPGFVSEVVAFAFGLAAASFFPVIFLGIFDKRSNSEGAISGMLVGLIFTIIYIIAVKFGGMQPWFFGVSPEGIGTLGMLINFVVTFVVSRLTPPPPPQIQAMVEDLRTPLIEESVHS, from the coding sequence GTGTCAGTTGAAATTTGGACTATTTTATTGGTTGGACTCTCCTTCCTTGGCTACATTTATATTGGTTGGCAATCACGAGTCAAAGATAGTAAAGACTTTTTTATCGCCGGACAGGGGATACCCTCAATTGCTAATGGTGCGGCGACGGCGGCTGACTGGATGTCAGCCGCTTCGTTTATTTCAATGGCGGGGCTGATTTCTTTTTTGGGGTATGACGGTTCTATTTATCTGATGGGTTGGACTGGTGGCTATGTGCTGTTGGCCTTGCTGTTGGCTCCTTACCTGCGGAAATTTGGTAAATATACAGTGCCGGATTTTGTGGGCGATCGCTATTATTCAAATATTGCTCGTTTAGTGGCAGTAATTGCAGCTATTTTCGTCTCCCTCACTTATGTTGCTGGGCAAATGCGGGGCGTGGGCATTGTTTTCAGCCGTTTCCTCCAAGTTGACATCAATACGGGTGTGATCATCGGTATGGTGATTGTCGGCTTTTTTGCTGTGTTAGGAGGGATGAAAGGTATTACCTGGACACAGGTAGCACAGTATGTTGTGTTAATTGTTGCTTATTTAATTCCGGCAATTGCGATCGCCTGGCGGCTCACAGGTAATCCTATTCCCCAATTAGCATTTACCTTCAGCGATGTTGCCGACCAACTCAATCAAATCCAAGTTGATTTAGGGTTTCAGGAATATACCCAGCCATTTGTCAACAAGTCCATGCTTGATGTGCTGTTTACAACTGTGGCCTTAATGGTCGGAACTGCTGGCTTACCCCATATTATTGTTCGGTTTTACACAGTCCCAAGTGTCAGGGCTGCCCGTTTCTCTGCTGGTTGGGCATTGTTATTTATTGCCATTCTTTATACTACCGCTCCGGCGCTCGCCATGTTCGCCCGCTATAACCTGATCAATTCTCTGCATAATCAGACCGTTGCAGAAGTGCAGCAGCTTGACTGGGCGACTAAGTGGGAAAAAACTGGACTGCTAGGCTTTGAGGACAAAAATCAAGATGGTCGTCTCCAGTTAACCCCCAATAAAGACACCAACGAAATTACAATTGATCGGGATATCATCGTCCTTTCTACCCCAGAAGTAGCTAAACTAGCTCCTTGGGTAGTTGGCTTAGTAGCAGCAGGTGGATTAGCCGCAGCTTTGTCTACAGCATCAGGTTTATTGCTGGTAATTTCCAGTTCTGTCGCCCACGATATTTATTATCGCATCATCGATCCCACCGCCTCAGAACAAAAACGGGTGTTTTTCGGGCGGATTATGGTGGGTTTGTCCCTAGTTCTTGCCGGCTATTTTGGAGTAAATCCACCGGGATTTGTGAGTGAAGTAGTGGCTTTTGCTTTTGGTTTAGCTGCTGCTAGCTTCTTCCCGGTAATTTTCTTGGGGATTTTCGACAAGCGCAGTAATTCTGAAGGGGCGATATCTGGGATGCTGGTTGGTTTAATTTTTACCATCATCTACATTATTGCCGTTAAGTTTGGGGGTATGCAGCCTTGGTTTTTTGGGGTTTCTCCAGAAGGAATTGGCACCTTAGGTATGTTAATTAATTTTGTAGTGACCTTTGTAGTTTCTCGCCTGACTCCACCCCCTCCCCCTCAAATTCAAGCAATGGTGGAAGACCTCCGCACCCCACTGATTGAAGAATCGGTGCATTCGTAA
- the leuS gene encoding leucine--tRNA ligase codes for MDSRYNPADIEEKWQQTWAELGLDKTPANSHKPKFYALSMFPYPSGSLHMGHVRNYTITDVIARLKRMQGYKVLHPMGWDAFGLPAENAAIDRGVPPAKWTYQNIAQMRQQLQRLGLAIDWETELATCSPDYYKWTQWIFLQFWQAGLAYQKEAAVNWDPIDQTVIANEQVDNEGRSWRSGAKVERKLLRQWFLKITDYAEELLNDLDKLTGWPERVKLMQANWIGKSTGAYLEFPVVGMDEKIAVYTTRPDTIYGVSYLVLAPEHPLTQVVTTPEQKTAVAAFIQEVSQQSELERTAEDKPKRGIPTGGKVFNPFTGEEVPIWIADYVLYEYGTGAVMGVPAHDVRDFKFARVYNLPIEFVIASPEDVADFDLTPTSETEEITKLIKIEYNEAYTEPGILINSGSFTGMNSPDAKAAIIKYAEEQNFGKLRIQYRLRDWLISRQRYWGAPIPVIHCPNCGIVPVPDEDLPVKLPEEVELTGRGGSPLTQLESWVNVPCPTCGTPAKRETDTMDTFIDSSWYFLRYPDAQNEQQVFDPAKTNDWMPVDQYVGGIEHAILHLLYSRFFTKVLRDRGLLNFDEPFQRLLTQGMVQGLTYMNPNKGGKDKWVPSNLVNAADPRDPQTGEPLQRLYATMSKSKGNGVAPEDVISKYGVDTARMFILFKAPPEKDLEWDEADVEGQFRFLNRVWRLVTDYATAGVSRKKAQLSDLSKPEKELRRAIHTAIQAVTEDLEDEYQFNTAVSELMKLSNALTDADCKNSPIYAEGIQTLVIMLAPFAPHIADELWQSLGNTNSIHTQTWPSFDPAALVADEITLIIQINGKKRADIEVPAQADKAELEKYARESELVQRYIEGKEIKKVIVVPGRLVNFVVV; via the coding sequence GTGGATTCCCGATATAACCCCGCAGACATTGAGGAAAAATGGCAACAAACATGGGCAGAACTTGGCTTAGATAAGACACCTGCAAATAGTCACAAGCCGAAATTCTACGCTCTTTCCATGTTCCCCTATCCATCGGGCAGCCTCCACATGGGTCACGTCCGTAATTATACAATTACCGATGTGATTGCACGACTCAAGCGAATGCAAGGGTATAAAGTGCTGCATCCAATGGGTTGGGATGCCTTTGGTTTACCAGCAGAAAACGCCGCCATTGACCGAGGAGTTCCCCCAGCCAAGTGGACTTATCAAAATATTGCCCAAATGCGGCAGCAATTACAGCGTCTGGGTTTGGCTATCGACTGGGAAACCGAACTTGCCACTTGTTCCCCAGATTATTATAAATGGACACAATGGATTTTTTTGCAATTCTGGCAAGCCGGATTAGCTTATCAAAAAGAAGCCGCAGTCAACTGGGACCCCATCGACCAAACTGTCATCGCCAACGAACAAGTTGATAACGAAGGACGTTCTTGGCGCAGTGGGGCAAAAGTTGAGCGCAAACTATTACGGCAGTGGTTTTTAAAGATTACCGACTACGCCGAAGAATTACTGAATGATTTAGATAAATTAACAGGTTGGCCGGAACGGGTCAAATTAATGCAAGCTAATTGGATTGGTAAATCCACAGGCGCTTATTTAGAATTTCCTGTAGTGGGGATGGATGAAAAAATCGCTGTTTACACCACCCGCCCAGATACGATTTATGGTGTCAGCTATTTGGTATTAGCACCAGAACATCCTTTAACCCAAGTTGTCACCACCCCAGAACAAAAAACAGCCGTAGCAGCCTTTATTCAAGAAGTTTCTCAGCAAAGCGAATTAGAACGTACAGCCGAAGACAAACCCAAGCGCGGTATCCCCACCGGTGGTAAAGTTTTTAACCCCTTTACAGGCGAAGAAGTACCCATCTGGATTGCCGATTATGTACTGTATGAATATGGTACGGGTGCAGTCATGGGTGTACCGGCTCATGATGTGCGAGATTTTAAATTTGCCCGTGTTTATAATTTACCTATTGAATTTGTGATTGCGTCCCCCGAAGATGTAGCTGATTTTGACTTAACACCAACATCAGAAACAGAAGAAATCACAAAACTGATTAAAATTGAATATAACGAAGCATATACAGAACCAGGAATTTTAATTAATTCTGGGTCTTTTACAGGCATGAATTCCCCAGATGCCAAAGCCGCAATCATTAAATATGCTGAAGAACAAAATTTTGGTAAACTGCGAATTCAGTACCGCTTGCGAGATTGGTTAATTTCCCGACAACGGTATTGGGGCGCACCTATTCCAGTAATTCACTGCCCAAATTGTGGCATAGTTCCAGTCCCAGATGAAGATTTGCCAGTTAAGTTACCCGAAGAAGTGGAATTAACTGGACGTGGTGGTTCACCTTTGACTCAGTTAGAAAGCTGGGTAAATGTCCCTTGTCCCACTTGCGGCACTCCAGCGAAGCGAGAAACCGATACAATGGACACCTTCATTGATTCCTCGTGGTATTTCTTGCGCTATCCTGATGCACAAAATGAACAACAGGTATTCGACCCCGCCAAAACTAATGACTGGATGCCTGTAGACCAGTATGTGGGTGGCATTGAACACGCCATTTTACATTTATTATATTCCAGATTCTTTACTAAGGTACTGCGCGACAGAGGCTTATTAAACTTTGATGAACCCTTTCAACGCCTGTTAACTCAAGGTATGGTACAGGGTTTAACTTACATGAATCCGAATAAGGGCGGTAAAGATAAATGGGTTCCCTCTAATTTGGTGAATGCAGCCGACCCCCGCGACCCGCAGACAGGGGAACCATTGCAACGCCTGTATGCCACCATGTCTAAATCTAAGGGTAATGGTGTAGCACCAGAAGACGTAATTAGTAAGTATGGTGTTGATACTGCGCGGATGTTTATTTTGTTCAAAGCACCCCCAGAAAAAGACCTAGAATGGGATGAAGCGGATGTCGAAGGGCAATTTCGCTTTTTAAATCGGGTGTGGCGCTTGGTGACAGATTATGCTACGGCTGGAGTATCACGTAAGAAAGCCCAACTCTCTGATTTAAGTAAGCCAGAAAAGGAATTACGGCGAGCAATTCACACAGCTATTCAAGCTGTCACCGAAGATTTAGAAGATGAATATCAATTCAATACCGCCGTTTCTGAATTGATGAAGTTAAGTAATGCTTTAACTGATGCTGACTGCAAAAATTCACCAATTTATGCTGAAGGTATTCAGACTTTAGTGATAATGTTAGCGCCTTTTGCCCCACACATTGCTGATGAATTGTGGCAGTCATTGGGTAATACTAATTCTATCCACACTCAAACTTGGCCATCTTTTGACCCGGCGGCTTTGGTAGCTGACGAAATTACTTTGATAATTCAGATTAACGGCAAAAAGCGTGCTGATATTGAAGTTCCTGCACAAGCTGATAAAGCAGAGTTGGAGAAGTACGCCCGTGAGTCGGAATTAGTTCAACGTTACATTGAAGGGAAGGAAATTAAAAAGGTGATTGTAGTTCCTGGAAGGTTGGTGAATTTTGTAGTTGTTTAA